Proteins co-encoded in one Chroicocephalus ridibundus chromosome 6, bChrRid1.1, whole genome shotgun sequence genomic window:
- the C6H3orf33 gene encoding protein C3orf33 homolog codes for MAERRNAAAEGLSRLSEWADAHLGLLRNLSTGMAVAGVLVLARSVRMTTKFTRASDIPVAFVEKNVKLRGKLHHITEKGLEVEHIPISVPFITSVQRKWQSKGLLLVRLAGVKLAPGGMAWLQQELKPKQMIWFQLLGRENSSLECLVLVNKGQFLSVCLNEEILRQGLGRTARIEGLHHDSRLYWKLHKRLLQAELKALKKNKGIWREESYSERIRDRISNSKFVQTVKQFANWLGGSIKR; via the exons ATGGCGGAGCGGCGGAATGCGGCGGCCGAGGGCCTGTCCCGCCTCTCCGAGTGGGCGGACGCGCACCTCGGCCTGCTGCGG AACCTGAGCACCGGGATGGCGGTGGCCGGGGTGCTGGTGCTGGCTCGCAGCGTCCGTATG ACAACAAAGTTTACACGTGCTTCGGATATACCTGTGGCGTTTGTAGAAAAGAATGTGAAATTGCGGGGAAAATTACATCATATAACTGAGAAAGGCCTGGAAGTTGAACACATTCCCATTAGCGTTCCTTTCATTACGTCAGTACAGAGAAAAT GGCAATCAAAAGGTCTTCTGCTGGTGAGGCTTGCTGGGGTGAAGTTGGCTCCAGGTGGCATGGCCTGGTTACAGCAAGagttaaaacccaaacaaatgatATGGTTCCAACTTCTCGGACGGGAGAACTCGTCCCTCGAGTGCCTTGTTTTAGTAAATAAG gGTCAATTTCTCAGCGTGTGCTTAAATGAAGAGATCTTGAGACAAGGGCTTGGCAGAACAGCACGTATTGAAGGACTACACCATGACTCCCGCCTGTACTGGAAACTTCACAAAAGACTGCTTCAAGCAGAGCTAAAGgccttgaagaaaaataaaggaatatggAGAGAAGAAAGCTACTCTGAAAGAATTAGAGATCGTATAAGTAACAGTAAATTTGTACAGACAGTGAAACAATTTGCGAACTGGTTAGGAGGCTCTATTAAAAGGTAA